Below is a window of Macadamia integrifolia cultivar HAES 741 chromosome 8, SCU_Mint_v3, whole genome shotgun sequence DNA.
CAACGAGTCGTCTTCTCCAACCTCAACACCGTTATCCTAATAACTCTGAGTTCAATCCTTTTGGCAATCGGATCCAGCCATGATAAACCTAAAGGTGTAACCCAGAGACAATACTTCCTGGGTTTCTCCTCCATTCTCACAACAGGATTGCTCTTCGCTCTGTATCTGCCATTAATGGAGATGATTTACAACAAGATGGTTCAGAGTTACGAGATGGTGATGGAAATGCAGTTCATCAATTCAGCAGTTGCGACGGCGTTAGCTTCCGTTGGGATGGCGTTAGACGGAGGGTTTAGAGAGATGAGGAAGGAGAGTGAGAAGAATTTTGATTTGGGAACGGTGGCCTATGGGTTGACGGTGGGATTCAACGTGGTGACATGGCAGGTTTGTTTTATGGGATCGGCGGGACTTGTTTACCTGACGACGGCGTTGACGGGAGGGATTTGCATGACGGCGTTACTTTCTATGAATGTGTTGGGAGGTGTTTTGGCGTTTGGGGATGCGTTTGGTGGGGCTAAGGTAGTGTCTACTCTATTGTGTCTTTGGGGGTTTTGTTCTTATGTGTATGGGGAGTATAGAAAAATGGTGGAGGAGGACGAAGAGAAGAGGAATGATCAGGAGATGGCAATGGAGTTGGTTGGTGTGGattgatgttgattttgaatCTCAATTTTATCTTGTCATCATGATTTTGGCTGTTCAAACTATGTTGTCGTTgtgtttttttccccctttaacTCAGTTGTTAACAAAGACAAATCGTTTGGAGGTTGAGTGGCCATTTCAGTGTACTATCATATACCTTTGTATCGGCTAAGTTCACGAGTTGGAAATAAGCTGACTTGAACCGTTGGCATCTGAGTAAACCATTGCCTCTTAGGGAAAATTTTTTGTTGCTGCCtaggttgcagccaagtagctaCAACCCCATGGTTGTAGCCAAGGGAATGAAATCCCAAAGGTAGATTTGAAAATACCTACCTTGGGTGAATTTTTCCACCCGCACATTTGAAATTCTATTCCCCTGGCTGGTACTAGGGGTTGTAGTCAAGTTTCGTTCACCTCTTAGGCCTCCCCGACTGATTTTACCATAAAGCCCAATGATAGACTATAACTCCCCCCTCC
It encodes the following:
- the LOC122087309 gene encoding probable purine permease 4, which gives rise to MDIDREEERQINQLNEETGGGGGGGDGGRGGGEGRHNIDKDKSSMRYRVLLAITYISLFVGSVSSSLLSRFYFIHGGSSRWVSTWVQSAGFPLLLLPIYLPRLFNSHRQRRRPFSHFTSKLLLITMGMGLISGVSNFLFSWGISYLPVSTSSLLLSSQLAFNLILSVLIVKQRVVFSNLNTVILITLSSILLAIGSSHDKPKGVTQRQYFLGFSSILTTGLLFALYLPLMEMIYNKMVQSYEMVMEMQFINSAVATALASVGMALDGGFREMRKESEKNFDLGTVAYGLTVGFNVVTWQVCFMGSAGLVYLTTALTGGICMTALLSMNVLGGVLAFGDAFGGAKVVSTLLCLWGFCSYVYGEYRKMVEEDEEKRNDQEMAMELVGVD